A single Flavobacterium sp. 1 DNA region contains:
- a CDS encoding TolC family protein gives MYFKKITLFLFLIFASSGFSQTLSLKEALKIGLENYGSIKAKSNYSNASLETLKQSKRDYLPNLNLSAQQDYGTINGQNGALYGFNGLGTASSGPALPEQNWNAAFGALYLVNMNWDFFTFGKTQEKINLAKVDVLAKEKDLNQEKFQQQIKISSAYLNLLASQRLLISQQKNLSRAEVFKKTAVARVKNGLLAGVDSTLATAEVSKAKIALNLARNFVKEQNNKLVDLMGVAPQDFIADTLFVNQIPKQLAFDEKASDSLHPLLQLYKTKVDYSNQQVKLYKRFYYPTMSAFGVLQTRASGFDTGYAIDQTAFTRNYWDGVNPDRSNYLVGIGISWNLTTPFRMSKQVSAQKFVSAALQEEYNQADRELKSQLALADDKIKITLENYAEAPIQVNAAQKAYLQKSTLYKNGLTDLTDLTQTMFTLNRAEIDRDIINNNVWQSYLLKVAATGNFDLFTNEF, from the coding sequence ATGTATTTCAAAAAAATCACTTTATTCCTTTTCCTGATTTTTGCCAGCTCTGGTTTTTCACAAACTTTGTCTTTAAAAGAAGCGCTGAAAATAGGTCTTGAAAACTATGGTTCTATAAAAGCTAAAAGCAATTACAGCAATGCTTCGCTGGAAACGCTTAAACAATCCAAACGCGATTATCTGCCTAATCTAAACCTATCGGCTCAGCAGGATTACGGAACAATCAACGGGCAGAATGGCGCTTTATACGGTTTTAATGGTTTAGGAACTGCTTCATCTGGGCCTGCACTTCCGGAACAAAACTGGAACGCCGCTTTTGGAGCTTTGTATTTGGTCAACATGAACTGGGATTTTTTCACTTTCGGAAAAACGCAGGAAAAAATCAATTTAGCCAAAGTCGATGTTCTGGCTAAAGAAAAAGATTTGAACCAAGAAAAATTCCAACAGCAAATCAAAATTTCATCTGCTTATTTGAATTTATTGGCAAGCCAAAGATTATTGATTTCACAGCAAAAGAATTTAAGCCGTGCAGAAGTTTTCAAAAAGACAGCTGTAGCCCGAGTGAAAAACGGATTATTGGCCGGAGTGGATTCTACTTTGGCAACTGCCGAAGTTTCAAAAGCTAAAATCGCATTGAATCTGGCTCGAAATTTTGTCAAAGAGCAAAATAATAAACTGGTCGATTTGATGGGAGTTGCCCCGCAGGATTTCATTGCCGATACGCTTTTTGTGAATCAGATACCGAAACAATTGGCTTTCGACGAAAAAGCATCAGACAGCCTGCATCCCTTATTGCAATTGTATAAAACAAAAGTCGATTACAGCAACCAGCAGGTCAAATTATACAAACGCTTTTATTATCCAACGATGAGCGCATTTGGCGTTCTGCAGACCCGCGCATCTGGATTTGATACCGGCTATGCCATCGATCAGACTGCTTTTACCCGAAATTATTGGGATGGCGTGAATCCAGACCGCTCTAATTATTTGGTTGGAATCGGTATCAGCTGGAATCTGACGACTCCTTTCAGAATGAGCAAACAAGTGAGCGCTCAAAAGTTTGTTTCTGCTGCTTTGCAGGAAGAATACAATCAGGCGGACAGAGAATTAAAATCGCAATTGGCATTGGCTGATGATAAAATAAAAATTACACTGGAAAATTACGCCGAAGCACCGATTCAGGTCAATGCTGCACAGAAAGCGTATTTGCAAAAATCAACTTTATATAAAAATGGCTTGACCGATCTAACCGATTTAACGCAAACCATGTTTACGCTGAATCGTGCCGAAATTGATCGTGACATCATCAATAACAATGTGTGGCAATCGTATTTGCTGAAAGTGGCTGCCACGGGCAATTTTGACTTATTTACAAATGAATTTTAA
- a CDS encoding sensor histidine kinase → MNKKFNDIMENKWWQEIAVVTFSFTIYTLKNDWMLFSSFISILMGIFFYCILYMHAQFNRFFILPILFKQQRPLTYIGLTLLGAFVFSIILYEITYLDMFAKCHLYQNSHQRSYAYQLASVLGTLVCILSPIIVFKFYRINKKQTDETLLFNQMQLNSLKGQLNPHFLFNTFNTLYGISLEFPERTPDLIMKVSQLMRYQLESNNKQCVSLEEELEFINSYVQLEKERVGYRCDITYDCKIDNENAYKVSPMLLIAFIENAFKHGTCAIEKCFVRIIITVENGLLHLHVVNSIPKKTDVVSTKIGLKNTIERLNLIYGKDYNLDIKDDKITYIVDLKIQLKKLA, encoded by the coding sequence ATGAACAAAAAGTTTAATGATATAATGGAGAATAAATGGTGGCAGGAAATTGCTGTCGTCACTTTTTCATTTACGATTTATACCTTGAAAAATGATTGGATGTTATTCAGTTCTTTCATTTCCATCTTGATGGGTATTTTTTTCTACTGCATTTTATACATGCATGCCCAATTCAACCGCTTTTTTATACTGCCTATATTATTCAAACAGCAAAGACCATTGACTTATATAGGTTTAACGCTGTTGGGAGCATTTGTGTTTTCGATAATTTTATATGAAATTACATATTTGGATATGTTTGCCAAATGCCATTTGTATCAAAACTCACATCAGCGAAGTTATGCCTATCAATTGGCGAGTGTTTTAGGGACATTGGTATGTATTTTGAGTCCGATAATTGTTTTTAAATTCTACCGAATTAATAAAAAGCAAACTGATGAAACATTGCTTTTCAACCAAATGCAGCTGAATTCTCTGAAAGGGCAGCTGAACCCTCATTTTTTATTCAATACTTTTAATACGCTTTACGGAATTAGTCTGGAATTTCCGGAAAGAACGCCAGATTTAATCATGAAAGTGTCGCAGTTAATGCGATATCAATTGGAAAGCAACAACAAGCAATGTGTTTCTCTAGAAGAAGAACTGGAGTTTATAAACAGTTATGTGCAGCTCGAAAAAGAGCGCGTCGGTTATCGCTGTGATATCACCTATGATTGCAAAATTGATAACGAAAACGCTTATAAAGTGTCGCCAATGCTATTGATTGCTTTTATTGAAAATGCTTTTAAGCACGGGACCTGCGCTATCGAAAAATGTTTTGTCCGCATTATTATTACGGTCGAAAACGGCTTACTGCATTTGCATGTAGTGAATTCCATTCCGAAGAAAACCGATGTGGTTTCGACCAAAATTGGTTTAAAAAATACCATCGAACGTTTGAATCTGATTTATGGTAAAGACTATAATTTGGATATTAAAGACGATAAAATTACCTATATCGTAGATTTGAAAATACAACTCAAAAAGCTTGCATAA
- a CDS encoding LytTR family DNA-binding domain-containing protein has translation MKEPKKCIIVDDEPAAHYVLANYIKQNPQLELVFQCYNGIEAMDYLRENKVDLMFLDINMPEISGMELLKIIPNHPKTILTTAYSEFALESYDYGVIDYLLKPIYFPRFLKAVERFFSMEIIKIEAEEAVVNFISVKIDGYLTDIELDQLLYAQSFGNYVKLHTVKKTYLASITTSELEKCLPEKNFIRIHKSYIVAIDKIDDADKDFVFIKKEKLPIGITYKRELMDRLKKN, from the coding sequence ATGAAAGAACCAAAAAAATGCATTATTGTTGACGATGAACCGGCAGCGCATTATGTTTTGGCGAATTATATCAAGCAGAATCCGCAATTAGAGCTTGTTTTTCAATGTTATAACGGCATTGAAGCGATGGATTATCTTCGGGAGAATAAAGTTGATTTGATGTTTTTAGACATTAATATGCCCGAAATTTCAGGAATGGAATTATTGAAAATTATTCCCAATCACCCGAAAACCATTTTGACTACTGCTTACTCTGAATTTGCATTGGAAAGTTATGATTACGGCGTGATTGATTATCTTTTAAAACCCATTTATTTTCCAAGGTTTTTGAAGGCTGTTGAGCGTTTTTTCTCCATGGAAATTATAAAAATCGAAGCAGAAGAAGCGGTTGTTAATTTCATAAGCGTAAAAATCGATGGATATTTGACAGACATTGAATTAGACCAGCTTTTGTATGCGCAGAGCTTTGGTAATTATGTGAAACTGCATACTGTCAAAAAAACGTATTTGGCCTCGATTACGACCAGTGAATTAGAAAAATGCCTTCCCGAAAAAAACTTTATCCGCATTCATAAATCATACATAGTGGCTATCGATAAAATAGACGATGCCGACAAAGATTTTGTTTTTATTAAAAAAGAAAAACTGCCTATTGGAATCACTTATAAAAGAGAACTGATGGACCGTTTGAAGAAAAACTAG
- a CDS encoding GIY-YIG nuclease family protein, with translation MIEYTEGYHSYYVYIITNKYRSTYYVGMTNNLGLRLQQHKENIEKGNKTFASKYGIKFLVYYENFTWVEQAIAREKEIKGWRREKKLDLIRSFNDNFEFLNYRFESRI, from the coding sequence ATGATTGAATATACAGAAGGTTATCATAGCTATTATGTTTATATTATTACAAATAAATATAGGTCAACTTATTATGTTGGTATGACAAATAATTTAGGGCTAAGATTGCAACAGCATAAAGAAAACATAGAAAAAGGAAATAAAACTTTTGCTTCAAAATATGGTATTAAATTTTTAGTTTATTACGAAAATTTCACATGGGTTGAGCAAGCTATAGCTAGAGAAAAAGAAATTAAAGGATGGAGAAGAGAGAAAAAGCTAGATTTAATTCGTTCGTTTAATGATAATTTTGAATTTTTAAATTACCGTTTTGAAAGTAGAATTTGA
- a CDS encoding DUF4386 domain-containing protein, with protein sequence MKLSLKNFEDSPQLYTRIAGILYLTIIIAGVFGELLVRNKLIVYGDVTATANNIINSEFLWRLGISGDLIMHICDLPVMIILYYLLRPVNRKLALLNLCFNLIQTAVLVINKLNLLAALFFLGDAEYLKSFSPDQLHALSYLSIKLHDFGFGIGLIFFGFVCLFEGYLFFKSGYFPKTIGVLMSIAGLCYLTNSFALLLAPQFSSIALLMPCFIAELSLSLWLIFKGVNLPIWKTAVNQSL encoded by the coding sequence ATGAAACTTTCCCTCAAAAATTTCGAAGATTCACCACAACTTTATACAAGAATAGCTGGAATACTATATCTAACAATTATAATAGCAGGCGTATTTGGAGAACTTTTGGTTAGAAATAAATTAATTGTTTATGGAGACGTAACAGCCACTGCAAACAATATCATTAATTCTGAATTTCTGTGGCGTCTTGGCATTAGCGGCGATTTGATTATGCATATTTGCGATTTGCCTGTAATGATAATTCTGTATTACCTGCTTAGACCCGTAAACAGAAAACTTGCCTTACTTAACTTGTGTTTTAATTTAATTCAAACGGCTGTTTTGGTAATCAATAAATTAAATCTTTTGGCAGCATTATTTTTCTTAGGAGATGCCGAATACTTAAAATCATTTAGCCCTGACCAACTTCATGCTTTATCCTATCTTTCGATTAAACTACATGATTTTGGTTTTGGAATCGGATTAATCTTTTTTGGATTTGTCTGTCTTTTTGAAGGATATTTATTTTTTAAATCTGGTTATTTCCCAAAAACAATTGGAGTTCTAATGTCTATTGCGGGTTTGTGCTATCTGACAAATAGTTTTGCTCTTCTTCTTGCTCCACAATTTTCAAGTATTGCATTATTAATGCCGTGTTTTATTGCAGAACTGTCACTTAGTTTATGGTTAATTTTTAAAGGAGTAAATCTGCCAATCTGGAAAACTGCAGTTAATCAAAGTTTATAA
- a CDS encoding 2'-5' RNA ligase family protein, with protein sequence MEKLYSLVIHPPEDILILVKSMKEQLANEVGWYNSKNSVGHITICEFKATETAIESIKKQISTLCDFLIPATVHLNGFGSFSNGAFFIAPDNDSKKDLKHIMKRFNKSLQIQDMKKSNSPHLSIARRLSPENLIKANQLFTAIDLHFVCDRVVLRQFDENIKQFFVTDTFPFNSNPQPETIQGTLF encoded by the coding sequence ATGGAAAAGCTATATTCCCTAGTTATTCATCCTCCGGAGGACATTCTCATTTTGGTCAAATCCATGAAAGAACAACTGGCTAACGAAGTGGGCTGGTATAATAGCAAAAACTCCGTAGGACACATTACCATCTGCGAATTTAAAGCAACCGAAACAGCAATTGAATCCATCAAAAAGCAAATAAGCACACTATGTGATTTTTTGATTCCCGCTACAGTACACTTGAACGGCTTTGGTTCCTTTTCAAACGGCGCATTTTTTATAGCTCCTGACAACGATTCAAAAAAGGATTTGAAACACATTATGAAACGATTTAACAAATCTCTTCAAATTCAGGATATGAAAAAAAGCAACAGTCCGCATCTCTCCATTGCCCGAAGATTAAGTCCCGAAAATCTAATAAAAGCGAATCAGTTATTTACCGCAATCGATTTGCATTTTGTTTGTGACAGAGTGGTTTTGCGCCAATTTGATGAGAACATAAAGCAATTTTTTGTAACCGATACTTTTCCGTTCAACAGCAATCCACAGCCTGAAACAATACAGGGAACGCTTTTTTAG
- a CDS encoding hybrid sensor histidine kinase/response regulator transcription factor produces MKNFILLFILLLAFSLTGFSQEYSVKFLDISDGLSNNSVTTIYQDSDGFMWFGTYDGLNRYDGYNFKVYRNKINDKNSLSFNTIYNIEGDSKKNIWVGGANGACVFDKRESVFHPLVFVSRNNTAQVLKDIVHQIRSVSKGQVLVASQNFGVLIYEEGSYTGKNLRLEQSNKLLYNYNATVLENDPKNNRCWVYVRNVGICQYNYNSKRLRVVYSSSMEAKCMKLSADAVLWLGTDDGLYSFDTRTNLLSSNYLPVNCTVTDIHIDKKKEVWATTDGRGIYKVTGENKKAVPYSLAKGKQLVKSNSIWSLHEDVSGNMWIGTLRGGISMIGNSPKYFKNIRYNEKDSDPAENFILSFCEDEKKNLWIGTDGAGLKYWNKKNNTYTIYSTSAASSHKISSNFITGIIRDNNNEIWVSTWAGGINRINPVTNSITRFSCYNPFTKQIEKNIWFVYKDFDGDIWASATNEGSLYLFDRTKNSFVLFNKTIDNLQCLIEASDGKFWGCNYTSLLAIDKKDKKYKKYLIGNPIRCIHEDKNKNLWLGTQEGGLLLFDRKTNKFKRLTTDDGLPSNTILRLLEDKDGNLWMSTYNGICRFDKKSKTFRNFSVNDGLQSNQFSFNAGLKLSTGEFLFGGINGFNSFFPEDIKEFNQKNNLLLTDFYLNNQPIEESKNEFISGWDSGRIKEVDLPYDQTTLSIEFVALDYNNADKINYAYYLDGWDDRWNYVGQARKANYAKLAEGKYVFKVKTTNFRGGWNKEESLITVIVSPPWYRSWWAYSFYLLAGAGIIYGYIRYNKNKEKLKYKVKIAELERIKEKEIAEKQSSMFTYISHEFRTPLSLIINPLKKAIKNGHTENSSSVSDLVIAHRNAKRLLSLVDQLLLFRKAENDADELKMSVINVNNLCYEIHQCFVNQAKDKNIDYTFQIPENNIEIIGDYEKIEISLFNLISNAFKFTPVGGEISLNLSETETDVIIEVLDNGTGIATNDLETIFEKFKRVNSKVPVGGSSGFGIGLYIVRYFVEKHKGTVSCTSEIGKGSTFKLTFLKGQDHFDDLHINIVTPKLSPLVEELMTDDIEEITDVAVQSVSEHELHKVMLTDKRTLLIIDDNTDIRNYLIRLFSDTHIIYSADNGEEGLKLTKKHMPDLVISDIAMDVMDGLELCRKIKENSSLSHIPVILLTASKNPETHLQGISDGADDYITKPFDDDLLVARVESLLKSRSNLRTYFLDSITLKENTQKVPAEYQEILKKCILIIETNIHKRDFTIKNFAAEMGMSHRTLYTKIKIISGQTLNAFIRSIRIRRAAMLMLTENMNIAQASVEVGFEDPKYFRQQFVKLFGITPSEYIKKYKNSFNSDLNIIN; encoded by the coding sequence TTGAAGAATTTTATACTGCTTTTTATACTGTTACTGGCTTTTTCTTTGACTGGTTTTTCGCAAGAATACTCAGTTAAATTTCTTGATATATCTGATGGATTGTCTAATAATTCGGTTACAACAATTTATCAGGACAGTGATGGTTTTATGTGGTTTGGCACTTATGACGGATTAAACCGATATGACGGTTATAATTTTAAAGTGTACCGCAATAAGATTAATGACAAAAATTCCTTGTCGTTCAATACTATTTATAATATTGAGGGCGATTCTAAAAAAAATATATGGGTTGGCGGTGCAAACGGAGCATGTGTTTTTGACAAAAGAGAATCTGTTTTTCATCCTCTTGTTTTTGTTTCAAGAAACAATACTGCTCAAGTCTTAAAAGATATAGTTCATCAGATTCGGTCTGTTTCAAAAGGACAGGTGTTAGTAGCTTCACAAAATTTCGGAGTGCTTATTTACGAAGAAGGATCCTATACCGGAAAGAATCTCCGTCTTGAACAATCCAATAAACTGCTATACAACTATAATGCTACGGTTCTTGAAAATGATCCAAAAAATAACCGTTGCTGGGTATATGTAAGAAATGTGGGTATTTGTCAGTACAATTATAATTCAAAAAGATTGAGGGTAGTGTATTCGTCTTCAATGGAAGCAAAATGCATGAAGCTTTCAGCAGATGCGGTTCTTTGGCTGGGAACAGATGACGGGCTGTATTCTTTTGACACACGTACTAATTTATTATCATCCAATTATTTGCCGGTTAACTGTACGGTGACCGATATTCATATTGACAAGAAAAAAGAAGTGTGGGCAACTACAGATGGACGCGGTATTTATAAAGTGACTGGTGAAAATAAAAAAGCAGTTCCATACAGCTTGGCCAAAGGCAAACAGCTTGTGAAGAGTAATTCGATATGGAGCCTGCATGAAGATGTTTCGGGAAATATGTGGATTGGCACTTTGCGTGGCGGTATAAGCATGATAGGCAATAGTCCAAAATACTTTAAAAATATTAGATATAATGAAAAGGACAGCGATCCTGCCGAAAATTTTATACTGTCTTTTTGCGAAGATGAAAAAAAGAATCTGTGGATAGGAACTGATGGGGCAGGTTTGAAATATTGGAACAAAAAAAATAATACCTATACAATTTATAGCACTTCAGCGGCTTCGTCTCATAAAATCAGCAGTAATTTTATTACCGGAATAATAAGGGATAATAATAATGAGATCTGGGTGTCAACTTGGGCTGGAGGTATAAACCGTATCAATCCTGTAACCAACAGTATTACACGTTTTTCATGTTATAACCCATTTACCAAACAGATTGAGAAAAATATCTGGTTTGTCTATAAAGATTTTGATGGGGATATTTGGGCCAGTGCGACCAATGAAGGCTCTTTGTATTTATTTGACAGGACTAAAAACAGTTTTGTGCTTTTTAATAAAACCATTGATAATCTGCAGTGCCTTATTGAGGCGAGTGACGGTAAGTTTTGGGGCTGTAATTATACATCGTTATTAGCTATAGATAAAAAAGACAAAAAATACAAGAAGTATCTCATTGGGAATCCTATAAGATGCATACATGAGGATAAAAACAAAAATCTTTGGCTGGGTACACAAGAAGGAGGATTACTGCTGTTTGACCGAAAAACAAATAAGTTTAAAAGACTGACTACAGATGATGGTTTGCCTTCCAATACGATTTTGAGACTGCTGGAAGATAAAGACGGGAATTTATGGATGAGCACTTACAACGGAATCTGCCGATTTGATAAAAAAAGTAAAACATTCAGGAATTTTTCGGTCAATGATGGACTGCAAAGCAATCAGTTTAGTTTTAATGCTGGTTTAAAATTATCTACAGGGGAATTTCTATTTGGGGGAATAAATGGTTTCAACTCCTTTTTTCCAGAAGATATAAAAGAGTTTAATCAGAAGAATAATTTACTGCTGACTGATTTTTATTTAAATAACCAGCCTATAGAAGAAAGTAAAAACGAATTTATTTCGGGATGGGATTCCGGCAGAATCAAAGAAGTGGATCTGCCTTATGATCAGACTACATTATCGATAGAATTTGTGGCATTGGATTATAATAATGCCGATAAAATTAATTATGCCTACTACTTAGACGGTTGGGATGACCGATGGAATTATGTGGGTCAGGCTCGAAAGGCAAATTATGCAAAACTGGCAGAAGGCAAGTATGTTTTTAAAGTTAAAACAACAAATTTTAGAGGAGGCTGGAATAAAGAGGAAAGTCTTATTACGGTTATTGTTTCACCGCCATGGTATAGATCGTGGTGGGCATACAGCTTTTATTTATTGGCGGGAGCAGGAATTATTTATGGCTACATCAGATACAATAAAAACAAAGAAAAATTAAAGTATAAAGTAAAAATTGCAGAATTAGAAAGAATCAAAGAAAAGGAAATTGCCGAGAAGCAGTCATCAATGTTCACGTACATTTCTCATGAGTTCCGCACGCCTTTGTCATTGATTATAAATCCGTTAAAAAAGGCCATTAAAAATGGTCATACCGAAAATAGTTCTTCGGTAAGTGATTTAGTAATTGCGCATAGAAATGCTAAAAGGCTTTTGAGTTTAGTAGATCAGCTGCTGCTTTTTCGCAAAGCTGAAAATGATGCCGATGAACTCAAGATGTCTGTAATAAATGTGAATAATCTTTGCTATGAAATACATCAGTGTTTTGTAAATCAGGCAAAGGACAAAAATATTGATTATACTTTCCAGATACCGGAAAACAATATTGAAATAATAGGTGATTACGAAAAAATTGAGATTTCCTTGTTTAATTTGATTTCCAATGCGTTCAAATTCACCCCAGTTGGAGGAGAAATCAGCCTTAATTTATCTGAAACTGAAACCGATGTAATTATAGAGGTTTTGGATAACGGGACAGGAATTGCAACGAATGACTTGGAAACTATTTTTGAGAAATTTAAAAGAGTGAATTCCAAGGTTCCCGTTGGCGGAAGTTCCGGTTTTGGAATAGGGCTTTACATCGTTAGATATTTTGTCGAAAAACATAAAGGGACAGTAAGCTGTACCAGCGAAATAGGAAAAGGAAGCACATTTAAATTAACTTTCTTAAAAGGGCAGGATCATTTTGATGATCTGCACATTAACATAGTTACTCCAAAATTGAGCCCGTTAGTCGAAGAATTAATGACAGACGATATTGAAGAGATTACTGATGTTGCAGTGCAATCAGTTTCTGAACATGAACTGCACAAAGTGATGCTGACTGATAAAAGAACACTTTTGATTATAGATGACAATACGGATATCAGAAATTATTTGATTCGTCTTTTTTCGGATACTCATATAATATATAGTGCAGATAATGGGGAGGAAGGTTTAAAATTGACCAAAAAACACATGCCGGATTTGGTTATCAGTGATATCGCTATGGATGTGATGGACGGACTTGAATTATGCCGAAAAATTAAAGAGAACAGTAGTCTGTCTCATATTCCTGTAATATTGTTAACCGCATCCAAAAATCCAGAAACACATCTGCAGGGAATAAGTGATGGAGCAGATGATTACATAACCAAGCCATTTGATGATGATTTGCTTGTTGCCCGTGTTGAATCATTATTAAAAAGCCGCAGTAATTTAAGAACGTATTTTTTGGACAGTATTACTTTAAAAGAGAATACCCAAAAGGTTCCTGCCGAATACCAGGAAATTCTAAAAAAATGTATTCTTATTATAGAGACCAATATTCACAAGCGTGATTTTACGATTAAAAATTTTGCTGCCGAAATGGGAATGAGCCATAGAACGCTGTATACTAAAATTAAAATCATTTCCGGGCAAACCCTAAATGCATTTATACGTTCTATACGTATAAGAAGAGCAGCGATGTTAATGCTTACCGAAAACATGAATATTGCTCAGGCAAGTGTTGAGGTAGGTTTTGAAGATCCAAAATATTTCAGACAGCAATTTGTCAAGCTTTTTGGAATAACGCCTTCAGAGTACATCAAGAAATACAAAAACTCTTTTAACTCTGATTTAAATATTATCAACTAA